Below is a window of uncultured Cohaesibacter sp. DNA.
ATTTTGACCCGCCGATATTTCACGCATACCGAAGAGCAGGCTCAACGGATTTGACCGGACAGGAAGGCATTGACCAACGATGCGATACAGAATAACGCACAAAACAGAATATCGCTATGCAACGCCGGTGGCCCAGTCCAACCATCTGGTGCATCTGACCCCCTGCGCGGTTGATGGCCAGATTGTAGAGCAGCATGCCATTGCCATCACGCCGGCACCGGCCCATCGCCGCGATTTCACCGACTATTTCGGCAATTCGACCATTCATCTGACGATGGAAGAAGATCACAGCGTCCTGACCATGAATGCCCAGACAACGGTGACCGTCACAAGAGACCATTCCCCCTTGCTGGCCAAATCTGTCGCCTCATGGGAAATGGTTCGCGATCTCATGACTGATGCCGCTCATGTCGATGAGGCGGAATTTGCCTGCTATTCGACCTTCACCAATCCCACGCCCGAAATCGCGGCCTATGGTGCCCTATCCTTCCCCCCCGGTCGTCCCCTGATGGAAGCTGTCATGGATCTGACCAGACGGATTTTCACCGACTTCGAGTATAACCCCACCGTAACCGACATTTTCACCCCCATCTCGCAGGTTTTCGAAATGAAGAGCGGGGTCTGTCAGGATTTTGCCCATTTCCAGCTTGCCTGCCTCAGGGCTCTGGGCATTCCGGCCCGTTATGTTTCGGGCTATTTGCGCACCTATCCGCCCAAGGGCAAACCGCGCCTGATCGGTGCCGACGCTTCCCATGCCTGGATTTCCGTCTGGTGCCCCGAGGCTGGCTGGATCGACTTTGACCCCACCAACAACAAGACCATCGCCGATGAACATGTAACGCTGACCGTGGGCAGGGATTTTGGTGATGTCAGCCCGATCTCCGGGGTCATTCTGGGGGGCGGCAGCCATTTCGTGCATGTCTCGGTCGATGTCATGCCCATTGACGATCAGGGACAGGAAATCGGACAATCCATCTCGCCCGAACAGCAAGCGGAAGAAACAGCAGTAGAAGGGGCGACACAGCCAGAACTGTCTCAGGCCCCGACATTGGCCACTGCTCAGGAGCAAAGTCAGGAACAGAGCCAGATCCAGACACAGGAAAAAGCCCTGCCTGCGGACCCTTTGCCAGCCGACAGAACCTATTAGGCTGCACGGACCTGCCAACTGTTCCGCACTATTCTAGTTGAGAAGCATCAGGCAACCGCGCATGTGGTCTAGATCTCTGCCGCAGCAGAAGACAAATCAAATCTGAAGTGAGGACAAACAAAAAGGGCACAGGAAATTTCCTGAACCCTTTTATAATGGAGCGGGCGATGGGATTCGAACCCACGACCCCAACCTTGGCAAGGTTGTGCTCTACCCCTGAGCTACGCCCGCGAAACTTATCAGGTTTCTCAAACCCTTAGCAACTTTCGTTGCCTCGTTACGGCGCTCCGTGCCGTCTGTGCGTGCTTATATGTACGACCTGAGGAGCAATTGCAACAGAGAAATTACAAAAAATGTTTTTTTCCCACCGGCTGTGCATTTTTTTCACAAACAGTGAAAAACTTGCTCCCCTTCTCCCCCGCTATGATGGGGCATTTGCCTTGCGGCACTGGCCTCCTGACCCTGTTAGCTGATAGAAGAAAGACGGCTGAGACAGAAGATCCTCCCGCTCGCCTCTGGCCAACCAACGGGTGGATTTTTCAGAATCCCCGCCAGCAAAGACAATCCCTCCAGAGTGATACCTCATGTCCAAGTCAGAAAAATACAGCCGTCAGGAGCTTTTGGATTTTCTCGAAAGCCTTGAAATTGAAACAGTCACCCATGAGCATGCGGCGGTTTTCACCGTCAGCGAAAGCCACAAGATCAAGCAAGACCTGCCCGGCGGCCACACCAAGAATCTGTTTCTGAAGGACAAGAAGGGCAAAATGGTGCTGGTGGTCTGCCTCAATGACACCGAGGTTGACCTCAAGAGCTTTCACAAGAAATATGACTGTGGCCGCATGAGCTTCGGCAATGCTGAGCTGTTGTGGAACCATCTCGGCGTCCGGCCCGGATCGGTCACCCCTTTCGCGCTGATCAATGACAAGGATGACCATGCAGTCAATCTGGTGCTTGATGCCAATCTGATGCGCGAGGAACTGGTCAATTTCCATCCGCTGGAAAATACGGCCACCACCGCCATTTCCCGCGATGGCCTGCTGCGCTTTCTCGCCGCCACCGGCCACGAACCGACAATTCTTGCATTGGAAAAAGACGACAGCTAACCCCTTTGCAAAAGGAAAGGGATTTCACCCGCAAGGCGCGTGTGTTAATTCCCACTCACGCCAATTGGGCATTGAACAAAATCTGCTGCTATCCCATATTGGGGACGACAAATCGCAAGACTTGTAACATGGTTGCATTCTGGCTTTGCGATCCGATTTAGACATTATGCAGAAGCAACAGGTGCAAGACCGGCAGGCAGGCACTGTCCCTCACGCAAAGGACCGTCCACATGAGCAACAACAGCTATGGTTACGGAAGCGGCATGTCCGCAAGTTACACCACGACCCAGGGCTCCGGGCCACAGGCCTTCGAAGCAGCGCCAAAACCGGCTGCAAAGCCCGCCGATACCGGCCCGCTGATCAAGGACACATCCACCCAGGAATTCATGCTGGATGTGATCGAAGCCTCCAGAAGCACAACGATTCTCGTTGATTTCTGGGCGCCATGGTGCGGCCCCTGCAAGCAGCTCGCACCGGATCTTGAAAAGGCCGTGACCGAAGCCAAGGGCCGGGTCAAGCTGGTCAAGCTCAATATCGATGACCATCCCGCGATTCCGCAGCAGATGGGCATTCAGTCCGTTCCCGCCGTGGTCGCCTTCAAGGATGGCCGTCCTGTCGATGGCTTCATGGGCGCCCAGTCTCCAAGCCAGATCAAGGCGTTCATTGAAAAGAATGGCAGCGAACCAGAAGCCGATCCGCTTGAGGAAGCCTGCAAGCAGGCCAACGAACTGCTTCAGGCTGGCAGCCATATCGAGGCCGCCCAGATTTTCGGCGCAATCATGCAGCAGGTGCCTGAGCATTTCCCCGCAGTGGTCGGCATGGTCAAATGCCTGCTCGCCAATGACGAGATCGAAAAGGCCCGCACCCTGTTTGACAGCCTGCCCGAAGAAGCGCTCAAAGACAAGGATACTGCTGCGGCCAAGGCCAGCCTCGAGCTTGCCGAACAGAGCGCCGATCTTGGCGATCTGGCCGAATTGCAGGCAAAGCTGGCAGCCAATCCGGACGACAATCAGGCTCAGTTCGATCTGGCCGTGGCCCTTAATGGCAAAAACAAAAGAGAAGAAGCCGTCGACCATCTCATCGCCATCATCAAGCGTGATCGCGACTGGAACGAAGATGGCGCACGCAAACAGCTGCTGCAATTTTTCGAGAGCTGGGGCGTGATGGATCCGGCCAGCGTCTATGGCCGCCGGAAATTGTCCTCTATCCTCTTCTCATAACAGACAAAAAGTCGGCAGCCCTGCGGCTGCCGATAGCAAGGAGACCCAATGGCGCAGGCAGGCAATGCATATTATGACAGCCCAAGGGACATCCCGGCCATCATTCCGGTTTTTCCTCTGGAGGAAGCCCTGTTGCTGCCGCGCACCCAGATGCCGCTCAATATCTTCGAAGAGCGCTACCTTATGATGGTCGATTATGCCATGCACAAGGATCGCATTATCGGCATCATTCAGCCGCAGGAGCCCGAGGAAGATCCGGAGACGACCGATTCACCCGAGAAGCTCTATGCGCCCAAATTGCAGCAGGTCGGTTGCCTCGGACGTGTTTCCGCCTATGGCGAGACCGGCGACGGGCGCGTTCTGATCACCCTATCGGGCATCTGCCGCTTCAGGGTGGTCAAGGAAATGCTGACAGACCTGCCCTTCCGTCTGGCCGAGATCGAATGCGAGGAATTTGTCGATGATCTGACCGAAGGCCTTGGCGAGGATCAGGTCGACAGGGAAGGCCTGCTGGAAGCCTTCCGCGCCTTTCTCGATGCCAACGACATGGAAGCGGACTGGGACAGCATTGGGAAATCCTCCAATGAGGTGCTGGTCAATTCGCTCTCCATGATGAGCCCTTACGGCATGGCAGAGAAGCAGGCCCTTCTGGAGGCGGAAAGTCTGGCCCTGAGGGCCGATAC
It encodes the following:
- a CDS encoding prolyl-tRNA synthetase associated domain-containing protein: MSKSEKYSRQELLDFLESLEIETVTHEHAAVFTVSESHKIKQDLPGGHTKNLFLKDKKGKMVLVVCLNDTEVDLKSFHKKYDCGRMSFGNAELLWNHLGVRPGSVTPFALINDKDDHAVNLVLDANLMREELVNFHPLENTATTAISRDGLLRFLAATGHEPTILALEKDDS
- the trxA gene encoding thioredoxin is translated as MSNNSYGYGSGMSASYTTTQGSGPQAFEAAPKPAAKPADTGPLIKDTSTQEFMLDVIEASRSTTILVDFWAPWCGPCKQLAPDLEKAVTEAKGRVKLVKLNIDDHPAIPQQMGIQSVPAVVAFKDGRPVDGFMGAQSPSQIKAFIEKNGSEPEADPLEEACKQANELLQAGSHIEAAQIFGAIMQQVPEHFPAVVGMVKCLLANDEIEKARTLFDSLPEEALKDKDTAAAKASLELAEQSADLGDLAELQAKLAANPDDNQAQFDLAVALNGKNKREEAVDHLIAIIKRDRDWNEDGARKQLLQFFESWGVMDPASVYGRRKLSSILFS
- a CDS encoding LON peptidase substrate-binding domain-containing protein, with product MAQAGNAYYDSPRDIPAIIPVFPLEEALLLPRTQMPLNIFEERYLMMVDYAMHKDRIIGIIQPQEPEEDPETTDSPEKLYAPKLQQVGCLGRVSAYGETGDGRVLITLSGICRFRVVKEMLTDLPFRLAEIECEEFVDDLTEGLGEDQVDREGLLEAFRAFLDANDMEADWDSIGKSSNEVLVNSLSMMSPYGMAEKQALLEAESLALRADTLIAMTEMHLASGNGESPKTLQ
- a CDS encoding transglutaminase family protein; amino-acid sequence: MRYRITHKTEYRYATPVAQSNHLVHLTPCAVDGQIVEQHAIAITPAPAHRRDFTDYFGNSTIHLTMEEDHSVLTMNAQTTVTVTRDHSPLLAKSVASWEMVRDLMTDAAHVDEAEFACYSTFTNPTPEIAAYGALSFPPGRPLMEAVMDLTRRIFTDFEYNPTVTDIFTPISQVFEMKSGVCQDFAHFQLACLRALGIPARYVSGYLRTYPPKGKPRLIGADASHAWISVWCPEAGWIDFDPTNNKTIADEHVTLTVGRDFGDVSPISGVILGGGSHFVHVSVDVMPIDDQGQEIGQSISPEQQAEETAVEGATQPELSQAPTLATAQEQSQEQSQIQTQEKALPADPLPADRTY